From a region of the Pongo abelii isolate AG06213 chromosome 9, NHGRI_mPonAbe1-v2.0_pri, whole genome shotgun sequence genome:
- the LOC129048971 gene encoding RNA polymerase II subunit A C-terminal domain phosphatase SSU72 like protein 4 translates to MLSSPLRVAVVCMSNVNRSMEAHSILRRKGLNVRSFGTESHVRLPGPRPGHPVVYDFATTYKEMYNDLLRKDRERYTHNGILHILGRNERIKPGPERFQECTDFFDVIFTCEESVYDTVVEDLCSREQQTFQPVHVINMDIEDTLEDATLGAFLICEICQCLQQSDDMDDNLEELLLLMEEKAGKSFLHTVCFY, encoded by the coding sequence ATGCTCTCCTCCCCACTCAGGGTGGCTGTGGTGTGCATGAGCAATGTCAACAGGAGCATGGAGGCCCACAGCATCCTCAGGAGAAAAGGGCTAAATGTCCGGTCTTTTGGAACTGAATCTCATGTGAGGCTACCAGGACCAAGACCCGGTCATCCTGTAGTTTATGATTTTGCAACAACATATAAGGAGATGTACAATGACCTCCTCAGGAAAGATAGGGAACGCTACACCCACAACGGAATCTTACACATCTTGGGAAGAAATGAGAGAATCAAGCCCGGTCCAGAAAGATTTCAGGAGTGCACTGATTTCTTTGATGTCATCTTCACCTGTGAGGAGAGTGTCTATGACACAGTGGTGGAAGATCTGTGTTCCAGAGAACAGCAGACCTTTCAGCCTGTGCACGTGATCAACATGGACATCGAAGATACCCTGGAAGATGCCACCCTGGGagctttcctcatctgtgagattTGCCAGTGCCTGCAGCAGTCAGACGACATGGACGACAATCTGGAGGAGCTGCTGCTGCTAATGGAGGAGAAGGCAGGAAAAAGCTTTCTTCACACCGTCTGCTTCTACTGA